The nucleotide sequence CTTCATTTCTCTGGTGCATTCAATAAAAGCACAATACTAACCTCAACCACCATTGCTTCCatcatttaacttttttttagtgCTCATCTTACAACccgaagaagaagaaaaatgaaaattcaagggAGGGGGATGGAAGACGAcaaaggaagatgaagaagaagcaagGATTTTAAGTCTGTGCCAAGCTACTGGGTGTTAAATCACTGTACTGCTATTAATGAATTGAAGAAGTCCCTTTTGGATTGTTCGCCCTTACTGTCTGCTTCTGGCTCGGAGTCATTACAGGTACattgttttcttataaatttctctGGACAAGTTATAATATCCTTGTTGCTTGTCTCTTGCGCAAATTAATGAGTTATAATATCCTTTGTTGCTCGTCTCTTATGCAAATTAATGCCTACAGAGATACACAAGGATCCATTTTAAATGGCACCACACGTTCTATGCCAATCTACATCCCTGGCACCAtcatttattgataatttatattttcttttcatattgcAGTAATTTAGTGAAGGCATTTTCTGAAGAACAGGAAGAAATTCTTGTTTCTATTGTATTAGCAGAAGCACATCCTTGGGTAGGAGGGAGGGCTGTCAGGATGTGAATGATATCATATTCGTTTAAATCCTGAAATGTTGATATGAAACTGCAAGAAAACATAGGGGTCTCTCCTAGTCATCTGAAGTGCCTTTTGAGGGCAAAATCTCTCTTCCTAACTATGATTCCAAACTGGGAAGCACAATGTTTCTGAAGCTTTTGGTGGACTCTGCTTGAAACCCCTTTTTAGTTTAACAAGATACTTTCCCTTAATCGAATTCTGGCAAGGATGATTGGAGGTGCTTTGTCTTCCATTGAGAATGAAAAGGAATGACAGCAGTTGCTAGTTCCTAGTTCTTATACAGCATGGGCTTCATGTTTTCATGGTAACTGTACTCGAGTATTCTGACTCATGCTAGTTCTGTGAAGTATCCCTGGCATTTTGCATTTTCACTTTCTGCAGTCTAATCTCCCTTGTAATGCTATGTAAAACAGAATGAAACAGTAATTTTGCAAACTCTGTAATGGAATCCGGCAATGTCCTCCTAAATAATCTTTCATTTGCAATGGATGAAATGATTTTGCAGACTCTTGGAACGGTTAAGATTGGCCCAATCATTCTGATTTCGGTTCCTGTCCATACCGGGTAACTAAAGGACTGCTAGAAAGAAGATTGAGGTCAACTTGATGCATCTTTGTAGAGTGTCTTTCAGGCCTTGGAGTTAGGTTCTCGTCATTATTTCCTTGAGCCTGTGGATATCTGTCTTAGATATGCACCGCTGAGATGGTTAATGTGCTTGAGGTTGCGCATATTAAGTCCAATGATCCAATGCCTGGCTTCATAAAGAGAGACAATCCCTGGGCATCAATAAACAAACACCCACCCTTGTTACCTCACTGGAAACGTGTTGAGTAATGATTTCAGAGTATCCCAGAAATGATAAGGCTTTGGTGTTTAGTGATTTCAGAGTTTTCTCTGAAGTTATGGTTCTGCATTTACAAATGTGCTGAAGATATAGCCCTATATTGTTTCAGATCTGCCATCATGTCATGCTTAAACATATATTAGAGACATAGCGGTAACCTTTTGTGCTGACTCTACATTTTGGTCTTACTGGACACAGCATCTAGCTAGGGCACATGGACAACGTGTCAGGCTGGGTCTTGCATGCAGTGATCACTAGGGCCGCCAGTTGTTGATGCAGTAGGCACGCCTTGTTGATTACAGGTCCTGACAAACTCAGGCACTTTGACCCAAGTTCAACCGAATTTGTCAAGGTTGGCTGCTGCAGGTCTTCTCAACCAAGTAGATTGTTCACGAGTCTTAACAGATGTGGCTCTGTATTAGTATTTTTCAGGTAATAATGTTTGTGCCAGTCATATCTTTAGGGTTTCAAATGATCAGCCTGGTTTTACTCTATAACTGCAAATATTACGTCTTTGAAATCTCATGTTTTTTAGGCTGCTGAATGAGCTTGAACAAAGTATGGAACCAAACaactttttccatttcattaaAGTGCTGGCTTCGTTAATGAAATTGATTGGCTCAAGATCAAGCCCTGAGGCCAGTTGATTTGGTATGAGAATGATCCTGAATGAACATGCCACTGACTTATAAGGACTTGAGCTGCATGAGCTCGGTTTAACGGTCTTTCTTCCAAGTGAAAGCAATACAACAAAAGAGACACTCAGTTTTGGAGTTACACCAATTAAACAAGGCCAAAACAGAGGTTTGTTAATCAGTGTAAGCTCCAAAAGTCTACATCTAATAGTAATACCTATCTAAAAGACAAACACACATATGAGAAGGAAAGAAGGGATGGGCAGATTTAAGTTAAACTAACTTTCACAGGGAAATTAACTAAACCTtgaagtaaaacaaaaaaactgaaTGGATGGCATAAACTTATGTGACTGGTCCTCCGTTTTGTTTGCCAAAGTCAATACCCGAACCTATTACCCTTGCTGGGTGGTGAAATGCATTTTCTGTTTCTGTTTCTGTAACAAATACCAGGCTTCTGTAACAAACACCACAAGGCAAGGGTCAGACAAGGTGCGTTCTTGACTTCTTCCCTCTGTTCCAAATCCCAGGATGAACCCccacccttttttcttttcccttctaCTCCCTTCTTTTATTCTCACTGCAACaacaagagaaggaaaaaaggaaCAATTAAATCAGTGGAGTTCTCCAACTTCATCTAAATTAATCCCATTTAGAGACATGAAAGTTTATTTTCCATGTCCTGTTATTTCCTCGTAATTTTTTACTGTTGATGGCTATTTGGAATGAGTATGTACCATGCCTCAGAAcccttgaggcttggctcaagtggtaaagggttgggagggtttgtgggaggttccaggttcaagtcccaatagGGACAAAAATTCACCTATAAAAAGGgagattttcaatttcatgagTTCCCAAACCCGGTTTAAGTTAAGCAGATAGCCAAAGGACAATATATTTCTAAACTAGGTAGAATTTGCTCACCGTGTTTAAATATTTCTGTATCATGTGTTCTCACATGATACTGCTGCCTTGATCCTTTCAACTGTGCACTTGATAAGGCTATTAACAGTTGCCACTGATCCAAGAGAGAGTTTTGCAGTTGGTGCTGAATCAACTAAGATCTGAAATGCAACCGTCAATAGAGAGCCACCAGACCCAACATCAAGAATTCCTCCTCCATGAAGGACTGCTCCATCAGGAAGTATTGCGAAACCAGATGGCAAGAGGGCAACATAATCTGGGTCCCCACCGCTTAAGACCACATTCATGGCAACGATGTCAACTGGAGCGTAGATCACGTAAGAGCCGGTAGGATCAGTGCAGCTCTCTTGTAGTATCAGCATGTTGCTCTGGCTCGAATTTGCACTCTACAGTTTATTTTGAAGTTCACACTTTAGTTTAGTCGCACAGTGACAGTTTCAGatatatgattatgatttgATCATCGACATTGACACGGCAGGCATATGGAACTTACATTCACTCGAAGTAGAGAGACACAGTTGCCTGGATCCCGGCCATTAGCTATGTGTGCCATCTCTTGAACTAGTCCTCCATTTGAAAGGATGTCCCACTGtcaaaattatatgaaaatcgGTTAGATCTTACGGAAGAAGGTGGTTTCTTTCATAATCGTGCTATGAACCTTCCTTATGAATCTTAATCTTGGAATCCCATGCATGTTTACCTAAAGAATTAAGACAGATTATTTAATCCACCTAGAAATTAAGTGATGCAATAGATCTTAGTACACGAATTAGAATGTGTTGGTACGTCTTCACCATGGCTATGTTTGTTTTCTATTTGCTATAAGATCTCTGTATGCCAAATGACAGAAAAATTGTCTGCCAAGAAGAAATGTCTGCATTTGATTGAAGATGGACAATTCTAGCTGGGATACTCGGTCTTCCTGGCTTCTTTGTTGTAGGTAAGAAGAGAATGGAAGTGATTAAGTTTGTGGAATTCATATACCTCACTTCGGGAGTTCTCAGCACGAAGAAAATCAAATACTCGTTTCGGTGGAACTGGAATCCAGAAGGAAGTCGCAGCACTTAGTACAATACCAGGAGGCCTGCCAGGATCATCCATACTCTTTCTGGTCATGACCCTTACATCATCAGCCCCGCTGCCTGATAGTGTTGTCCATGTGTGTGTAGTAGAAGCCCCAACACCGGCACAAAAACTCATCACCATTCTCTCAGCCAGCTTCAACATGCTTTTCCTTCCCTCTGGGCTTGTTATCACTGCACACCACCAATCAAAATAACAACAATGGAGGAAATTAATTTAAGGAAACTGGTGACAAGATATCATGtaaagatgaaaagaaatatcCATTACCACCAATATCTCCTGCAGGAATGTTGCTGGCCATGGCACTTGCTAGACGTTCGCATTGGCGATCTAGGGTAGCCACCCAGCGCTTTGCTCCAAATGCAAGACCTGAGTTTACTAGAGGTCTGTATATATTGTGAACAGCTCTATCATCCACCTCTACATGTTCGACCCATATGACCTGAAAAATGAAGACACCATGACAATCATCAGTTGAAAAAACTATCTCCAAGGAACAAGGTGAACTGTGACTAGAGCTAGAGTTGTCACCTTGGAGTAACCATTGGGTAACTCTTGGATCAAACAACCAGATGGTCTTCTTCGATTTCTTGTTATTGGACCAGGGCGTAAGTTATCCAATGAAACATCAACAACTGCCCAAGTCCCATCGGGATGATGCTTGCAGTACCTAACAAAATAGTTTTCTCTAGTTGGAACCAGCGGTGAAGGGACTTGGAATTCAGCCGTCATCTGCAGAAATTAGAACGTTTTCATGGatatggaaattgaaaatttttgttcaaaacaTAAAGTTAGGGGAAAGACATTGATCAGTACCACTTGCAAGGCTCCATTGTAGTTCCCTGCCACTCCCGTTGAGAGGACTTCTAGGGTCATTGCTCTTGAAACAATACCGGAAAACACACTTGACCATTGATTCTGATAAGCGTCCTCGGATTAGAAAATTTTGTTCTAatgaatctttaaaaaatagatGACAATATCAAAACTATCAGTAAAAGAGAAAACCCTACCACATCCATGAGAATCTCAACAAGGCTGATATGGTTCATTATTACCACTGCAGTTTCCCTGGAAGCTTCAGATTTTAACCCCAAGGGTTTTGGCCCAATTCCCCTGGGGAAAGTCCTCAGGTATTCATCTTCACTTAGAATCTCAGTAGAGTTGTCAGAGGTGGGAATCCATAAGGGTTCCCCAGCCTGGGCCATTCGGATTAGTTCTTCCATTGCTGCAACAGCAAGCTCAACAATCATCGGTTTATCTGCCTCAGTAGGCAGCGAGACTGATCTAAGGAGATCACCACCTCCGTACATGTCCCCTACTATGCCTGATTGCGCCCCAAAATTCCCAACCCCAAGATCGAGGGACCGGGATGATGTGTGGGTAGAAAGATGAGGATATGAAACCATGGGCTTCCCAACATACTTGGCTGCAATCCCAGAAATCCTATCAATCTGTAACCAAAGATTACATTAAGTCAATTAAACCATCACGCTAGCCTCTCACTTCAAACTGAGACAAACATCAACACATTGTCTCTTTCCATTACCTCATCCCTGAGCCGAGCATTTTCGATCCTCAAATGCTGCTCATCAAATGACATCTCGCCAATAGAAGCTGGGCCTCCGCAGTGAGGACATGTCGCGTTGCTGAGGGCTTCTTTGTACCTTATGTTCTCAGCTCGGAGCTTTTCGTTCTCAGCCCTCAGATTTGAGTTCTCATGGCGTTCATGTTGGGCCTGTGATGGAGACAAAGTTTGGTTAGAGACATAGCCAAGCTCTCTTTCCTGAAATAAGCTTACTTCTAAAATTAAAAGGGAGAGAAAACCAAAAGGCTGAAATAAACAGCATGTAATCTTAGAGAAACGTATACAGCGCCTGTAATGCATGCTACAAAGAAGCCTTACCTTCATTTGAGTGCGCTTGTTTTGGAACCAAAATTTGACTTGTAAAGGCTCCAACCCTAATTCACGGCTCAACTCCTTTCTTTGCTTATCATCTGGATGAGGGCACTCCTTGAAGAAACTGAGGAACACAAAACCCCTCTTGTATCAAAACGTCAAACATGAATTACTAGGCTACTGAGCCTTCCCTTCTACTGAAAAAGTAGGAGAAAACTTACGCTTCCATTTCCTGGATTTGATGCTGAGTGTGGCGATGGTACCGCTTCTTTTTGGGGCGCTGGTTGGGATCTTGATCATCGCCAGAAGGGGCGTCCATGTTTTCTGTTCCTGATTTGCTCTCGAATTCTTCGTCTCGTATTTTCCCCATTTCACTTTCGGGGGTTTTGTGGGGCATATCTAGTAGATGATGGTGACTGTCGAACATATTTGGTTGAAACATATTCACAGATCCTTTATGATTCCAAAGCTAGGGTTCTTCAATCTGCCAAGAGAATGAAATGAGTCAACCACTTCAAAAGGAAGAAGCCCAtgtaaagaatgaaaaaaaaaaaaaaaaaaacctcaagaagttgaattaagaagaaaagaattaatCATGTGTGGAAATCTGTACATAGTATTAAGCAGTGAATTAATTTTCTTAGGTTATGGATCCCTATCCCACTTTTGAAAACCTGTTTATGAGAAGACTCTCTCTCTCATCTGCAAAACAGCTTTTTAGCGTTCGTATCGAGAatgatttttcttgaaataCCTTAATGCCTAGCTAAAACCCTCTACTAATCTAATTGATCTTGAATATGTAtacatatttagaaaaaaaaaaagaaaaagaaaaaagagagatgAGGAAACAATGAAATGactaagaaaatgataaaagaaaaacccaaaccCAGACAACCCTAACAGTCTTCACAGACTCACAGTCCATGAAATGGACATCAATAGAACTTGGACTGCCACGAAGGCTTACCACGCTTAGAATTAGTCCTGATGACAACCCAAATCCAGCAACCTTTAGGTTCCTTTCAATTGGCAGTGGCCAGTCATTAGCCGGAAGCATTATTCCGGCCGGGAAGTGTCACTGCCCCGACAAACCCTAAACATGCAGCAGTGGAGGAGCTACAACTGTGGCTTTGGGCTTTGAAAGAAGATCTTGACCCTGTATTTCTGTTCGTAGGTCACAAAGCTCTTACtggagaaaaatggaagataGAGTGGACAGTATGGAATGGGCTTTGAAACACCAATTTCAAACCATAACGCCCACGAAGATCTCGGTGCgtccaacctcaacctcaaccttTGCTCTCTCTCTACTGCAAAAAAGATAACGGAAAATAGAGCAAAAACTCAGAAGTTAATAAAATATGCAAAGAAAGGTGAAAAAAACTTGTGTCTCAAGACAGTTAAGGATGAGAATGATGGTGTTGCAACCCCATTTAGACCCCccactcaaaaaaaaaaaaaaaaaaaaaaaaaattaaagactgGTG is from Vitis riparia cultivar Riparia Gloire de Montpellier isolate 1030 chromosome 10, EGFV_Vit.rip_1.0, whole genome shotgun sequence and encodes:
- the LOC117923995 gene encoding homeobox-leucine zipper protein MERISTEM L1-like — translated: MFQPNMFDSHHHLLDMPHKTPESEMGKIRDEEFESKSGTENMDAPSGDDQDPNQRPKKKRYHRHTQHQIQEMEAFFKECPHPDDKQRKELSRELGLEPLQVKFWFQNKRTQMKAQHERHENSNLRAENEKLRAENIRYKEALSNATCPHCGGPASIGEMSFDEQHLRIENARLRDEIDRISGIAAKYVGKPMVSYPHLSTHTSSRSLDLGVGNFGAQSGIVGDMYGGGDLLRSVSLPTEADKPMIVELAVAAMEELIRMAQAGEPLWIPTSDNSTEILSEDEYLRTFPRGIGPKPLGLKSEASRETAVVIMNHISLVEILMDVNQWSSVFSGIVSRAMTLEVLSTGVAGNYNGALQVMTAEFQVPSPLVPTRENYFVRYCKHHPDGTWAVVDVSLDNLRPGPITRNRRRPSGCLIQELPNGYSKVIWVEHVEVDDRAVHNIYRPLVNSGLAFGAKRWVATLDRQCERLASAMASNIPAGDIGVITSPEGRKSMLKLAERMVMSFCAGVGASTTHTWTTLSGSGADDVRVMTRKSMDDPGRPPGIVLSAATSFWIPVPPKRVFDFLRAENSRSEWDILSNGGLVQEMAHIANGRDPGNCVSLLRVNSANSSQSNMLILQESCTDPTGSYVIYAPVDIVAMNVVLSGGDPDYVALLPSGFAILPDGAVLHGGGILDVGSGGSLLTVAFQILVDSAPTAKLSLGSVATVNSLIKCTVERIKAAVSCENT